The window ttctttttgaaaccaTTTGCAGACAAATTGAATGTTTATTGGAATGTATAGAACATGcatacatacatacacacaCAAGAAATGTGTATATAAGTAAGTGAAAGTGGGCTGTATGTATCTCAGTCACTCACAGGATCCAATAAAGCTAAATTCCTCTGTTACTCCACTAACTCTCAAAGCCCActttgtatatttattaaatacgaaatttttatttatttataaaaaatacattcaaaCTAGTATGATTTATTCGAACACCAATTCTGGCGCCCAAAAAGATTCAAGGTTCTTCAAGGCTTCAAGCAATCCATCACACCATTCAGTTCATACGTATAGTCGATTAGATATACGCGTGCATCTCTTTAGtacttttaataaataaaaacaaataacccAGAGTTACTTGCTTTCAATTAGTTGACACAATAATCTTATCATTATCATTGAAATCTTAGTGAAAAGATGTACATATTGTTCTTTTGGTTTGCATAATGACTCCTTTATATAGCTATTAGATCACTGTAGATTAGTTAAAAAAGAATCTTTTCAATTAGTTGTCTTGCATGTCTTATTTACGAATTCGgttaattttcaaataaattaacaacattatgaaatatttttatattcacTCTGTAACATTTTCATGTAATTCTTAAGATAGCTCAATGACATGGTCATGTTCTACTAAAAACATACTTTTATCTCATTTTGATTAATCTACAAGTGTGttagtcaaaaaataaaatgatctaCAAGTGTATATATGTGATTGTAAGTTTGTCATAATGGACATTTATTTAAATTCATGGTTTCTAacatttttcatgtattttttaaaagatctcAATCACATGCACAGCCGATCCTGGCATCAAACGAGTGAAGCAGTTGCTTGCGGCTGtttattttatgaataaatTCCGGCgacatattttcaaaattctcCTTAGTTTAGTGGCAAAGCTCACATATCTCCCATTCTTCATTTTCTGGGTTGGACTATCAGTGGTTagccacattttttttttgcttccgATTTTAAATGACCGGCTCTGATCACAGGTTTCTTTTCTACTTTAGATATTTTTGGTCtcattttaaacatttaataCTGCTAGGAGGAGATCCAAACTTTGCCTTTTTCTTGTATATTTTTCGGACACGATGGCTTtctcttattatatattatttattttcattgttAACATTCTTTGAGAAAAcaatatagtattatttttgtcAGTGCTGTATATATAAAGTTATAGCTGTAGAAATTGACTTAGAGGCATTATAAGGATTGTGTAATGATGGTTGCTTGCCATTATAGATTCACTTTTCATCATCAGGCTGGGTGAAACTAATATCTCACATATATTCCATTTACCCCTAAAAGTTCAAAAACTATCATCATTAATCTTCAACTAATCACCTAAATTATCGCCAATGTATAAAATCTCCAAGGTACATACATGAGCGGTGAGCAAAATGCATTAATTAACTGCGAACACAAAATGatagacatttttttttgaaaaaatacacACATTATACTGCATGTAGTTTCATTTTCCTTATATCCTAACATCGCTGCATGCACAGTATGAATATACACATGCATTTGCGTGAAGTGTTTATTTTACGTTCAAATGATTTTATAGCCTATATGAATATAATGTAGCCttgatttctcaaaaaaaaaaaatgtagccTTGAAGTAGAATGATATACGTTTTACAAACTCGTCCTATTAGGACCAATGGTCCAAAATTTTCTGAAttcttttgtaaaaaataaatagatagcaATAATGAGAATAAATGTGTAGAAGCATGCGTCATTTGATTTCTCTTTTGTTAGTGTTTTGTTGTCACGCGTGTCTTTTTCGCAACAACAGTGTAGTATGTTTTGCCTTTTATCATATGACGGTTCCACCCCCAACTGAACTATAGGATATATGAGATTTTGCAATATGAATTAGAGTTTGATGCAGTGCAGGTGCTCTTGGTTTGGATGCAGGTGTTCTTGGTTTGTTTTATTAAATGCAAGGATTCTTAGGTTTAGAGGTTGACTAAAATATTTAGACTTACACAGAATGAGGGTTTTACCAtttgttttttgaaagaatCCGCACACAAACTGAAGTGTCAAAGAGAAATAGGATTGAACGTTTGCTTATGACGGaatcattattatatatttttaacatttggtAGGAAGAAAATCGTGTTTATACATTAAAATACACAACATTTCATGAtggtaagaaaaaatattttaatgatagtAATGTTCGAAATGTTTCGGTGCTGGATTGTGATTTCTTGGTGAAATTATATTGGAAAGTTTTCTTACACAATAACGGGATTAAATCCCACTATTAAAAAATGTTTGAACAGCAGCTAAGTATTTCGAATTGAGTTAGACATAAAGATTTTGATTGGATATATGTATtcaagttattttgtttgtatatgtaaaacatattcatttttatatattttttctggtttcacaaaaaaaaattttctatattttaagatattttgtatttaaaaaataataataattaaaaatatgtaaattgattaaatataatTGGTTGACGGTAACtagaaaatatacaataaaattatataacaaatttaatataactaattatcatattttaatatgtataaataCTCTTAAAAATTTAACAACGGATTAgaggaaaattatttaaatttggaaGTAcactacaaacaaaaaaaggtgGATTAGAAAGGAACAATAGTAATAAAAGTTTCCTCAAGAGAATGATGAAAGAATTGAACATTCTTCAAAAGTAAACAAGAGGATgaaataaagagaaaaagataaCGATTGATGGGAGTGAGGCCAtttcaatatataatatgatataaTGTGACTactttttataaactttttttattagaaATACCACCGTTAGTGTTATTTTATTTGACATTTGTTATATCACACTTTTCGATTTTATTTCATGTTCATAATGAAACGATTTGTCATAGTGTGAATATCAAGCCTCATTCCTTTTCAATCTCTTATTACAAATCATAtgattaatgtatttatatactATAAAATGACAATGTAAAGTCCATATGAGCTTTAATTTTGTTCAAAATGAACTAACTAGTTCAAATAAAACAACTAACTACGGAACGTCAATAATATCTAAGTTAATTATGCAAAAGGAGTTACACTCacaatctaaaaataaatacatacatttatattgaaataaataaataattatcatGTAGCCATTTATTAGATGAACAAATATTTTATCCGTAACTTCAATCAGTTAATTTTGTGTGTAGTATATACATTTTCTCAAAGGATAAACAAACACTTTCGCTTATATGgttgaaaagttttttttttttgtcaaccccATCACAATTAACAGAAGATGATTTGACACTAATTTCCATATTCCTCACATAAAGCCAGATTAGATGTCAGTTTTGCCATATAGTTTAAGCAGTCTGACCCgtattagtttttttcttgttaaGACACTCGTATTAGTTTATAATATTTGAACAAATTTAATATACATGGCCCATGCTTTTATTTTGTCATATGTGTTGTGGGCACAGAGACGCTTTAGCTTGAAGTTATGAGCACATTTAAAGTGGCAATAATGCATTATCATTCACCTATGAAATTCCATAACATTTTCAAAGTTGTTAAGCAGATTAGATGGTAGAGCcaatgaacaaaaacaaacaaaattaatttatcaaaatatgtAATCATGTTGTTCATGGAAAAGAGATGGTATACTTTTTGGAAATAGATGAGTATTCATTCCCACGGGATTCTGAATCAACAACCctaatcatcattttcattacaaaaccttgtcttttctttaatttatgccacattttcaaaacaaaatgttATGATTGTGGGGTGAAAATGGTGGAGAGTTGGAGGACAGCCCATATGCCCATTGACCTTTCCTTTTTTCTGTAACCAGAGTGGATTTTTGTTCTTATTCACTCTTCTATAAGCTGAAGCTGATGTAAAAACTGAAGTTAGTAGTCTACACAATTAATTTTGTGTATTAACACACAATATATACATTTCTTGAATCCTAGCTTATGAGTTCTGAATTATAACGGGCCCAAGTTGTTCATATATTACGAGATAAGAATTAACCAGTTTTTCTCGTATCTTGTGGAACCAACATTTTGGAAAGACTTGAATAGACAGAAATGGTAACTTCTGAAACCCTATCAACAGAAAGATGAGGAAAAAACATATAGATCTTGAGATTGTTTCGTATACAACCAAATTATAAATGATTTGGTCGTTGAAACGGTGGAAAAGTCATTTTCCACAACCAAATAACAAGTAGGAACTTGGAACCTGAAGATTGCAGTTTACATTCTAAGTGGGGTCAAAGTTTATTTACAACATGAAGTTTATATTAATAAGAACTGGTGGGTTACAAACTGTAGTAACCACATCCGGAAGTCCTAAAGATTATTGTAATATTCTTCGATGCCTTTAGCTAGCAacaaaacattttctttttatatctgCACTCTGAGATAGTAGTATAAGCTCAAAGATTATggtaacacttttttttttgtaacttaagaTTATGGTAACACTTCGTTACCTTTCTTATCAGAATCAAGACTTTCATTCACagtataaaatcaaatattttcgaACATTTTATAACTTTCATATGACAATTCTTATTTTTTGTCTTTGATTCCGGCTACAACAGTATGACTGTTTTATCCTAATTCAAAGTTCAAACAACATATTCTTATTTCATAACAATATTTATTAGTGTTAATAAACCAACTTCCATGATAATTTTATCTGATGTGTGtgatataacaaactaagtctcaaattggagaattagacaaggagtgtctaatatataaagagatgtccaactctaatagtacgaggccttttgggatggaaaccaaaagtaaatccatgcgggcttgccaattaggcccaaagtggacaatatcgtactaatcggataatacATAGTTGGACACgagatttcacaatcccaacaattggtatcagagccggttgacgagaaatctgcaagaaagaTCGAAATACCCTTTGAGTGATAAATGAGTGATGAATGAGTATCCTATGAGTTAGGAATGAGAGGTGTGTGGCAGAAATCAAGTCAGAAGATTTTGGAAGTCAGTTGTGGGACACGAGATGAAAGTGATCCTTAGTTTGAAGGGGAGAATGtgatataacaaactaagtcccacattggaaaattagacaaggagtgtctaatatataaagagatgttcaactctaatagtacgagaccttttgggatggaaaccaaaagtaaatccatgcgggcttgccaattaagcccaaagtggacaatatcgtattAATAATCGGATAATACAGAGTTGGATACGGGATTTCATAATCACAATAATGTGCAACCTTTACTATGGAGCTCCACGACGATCTGGCCCGATTACGGGTTTAAAGAGCAATTATAAAGGTAACGGGTTTGTTTATTCATATTGTACAAGTATACGGCTAATTTAGAAACGTACAAAAGTATGAGaccttaaaataaatatgtaagaaaaataataactgTTCCATTATTAAACACTTTTGTAATAACTTGCAAGTAATAGTAAGCGCCGTTTCCGGCTTACAGAGCAAGAAAACTAGGCGGCGAAAATGGACATCAGAATCCTTAACGGTGGCGGCGGAGAGCAGCTGGAGACTTTCGAAGAAGCTGGTGCTGCTACAGCGACCAATCTCGGCAATAAGAAACCATCCATGTCACCATCAGTTTCCTCGTCCTCTGTCTCTTCTTCCACATCGGTGGAGAGAGCTGAGCCGGTGATTGATTCGTTTGAGGAGGAGGATGAGTTTGAGTGGGTGGCTGTTGAAAGAGAGGATAAAGCTCCGGAGATTGAGGAAGTTGAGCATGCTTTCTCTGCACTTCAACTGTGAGTTTTGAAAGGTTGTTTCTTTACATGTATTAAGGGTTCTCAAGATTAAAAAGGAAGTCATCTTTATATGTTAGGATGTTCAATGAAGCTGATGGTGATAAATCAGAAGACCAAGTTTCAGATCAGTCGGAGTTTGTAGATTGGATTGAGCCTCCATTGCAGCTCTGCAATACTAGTCTTCTGCAGCCTTATATGCTGGACAGATTCTACGACGCCTTTCATATGTTTCAGACGGATCCCTCAGTTCAGGTTCTGTATTGTTTGATAGCTGTCTTGAGTTCCATCATTTGCTAAAGATGTTTGAAAAGAAACATTTGGTGTCTAATGTTGTTTGCAGAGAATGGTTATGTCATTGGCTTCAGACAGGGCTGTTTGGGATGCGGTGATGAACAATGAGGTTGTCCGTGAGCTCATTACCAACGGTAAGAGAAATATAAAAGTGGACTGTTGTTGGTTATAAATGATGATGATTATGTGAAGAGTTTTCATTGAATTTTATAACGCAGCTGAGAGTTCAGAAGAAGACTCTGGTATAACCGTGAACTTCATAAGGAGGCTGCTTCAGAGAAGTGCCGTCAAAATCATGGACGCAATGGAAGTAGTCACAAAGTACGTCACCGACCTCTTCAGTGGAGATGATGATACGGTTGTTCCTGGAGATGAGACGGTTGTGTTAGCCACAGGTGCTGCGCCAGCGATGGAGAAGCTTCAGATGACGGTTCTGCTCACCATTGTTGTTC of the Brassica rapa cultivar Chiifu-401-42 chromosome A03, CAAS_Brap_v3.01, whole genome shotgun sequence genome contains:
- the LOC103861118 gene encoding uncharacterized protein LOC103861118 isoform X1, giving the protein MDIRILNGGGGEQLETFEEAGAATATNLGNKKPSMSPSVSSSSVSSSTSVERAEPVIDSFEEEDEFEWVAVEREDKAPEIEEVEHAFSALQLMFNEADGDKSEDQVSDQSEFVDWIEPPLQLCNTSLLQPYMLDRFYDAFHMFQTDPSVQRMVMSLASDRAVWDAVMNNEVVRELITNGKSESSEEDSGITVNFIRRLLQRSAVKIMDAMEVVTKYVTDLFSGDDDTVVPGDETVVLATGAAPAMEKLQMTVLLTIVVLLIVFVTRATKAR
- the LOC103861118 gene encoding uncharacterized protein LOC103861118 isoform X2, producing the protein MDIRILNGGGGEQLETFEEAGAATATNLGNKKPSMSPSVSSSSVSSSTSVERAEPVIDSFEEEDEFEWVAVEREDKAPEIEEVEHAFSALQLMFNEADGDKSEDQVSDQSEFVDWIEPPLQLCNTSLLQPYMLDRFYDAFHMFQTDPSVQRMVMSLASDRAVWDAVMNNEVVRELITNAESSEEDSGITVNFIRRLLQRSAVKIMDAMEVVTKYVTDLFSGDDDTVVPGDETVVLATGAAPAMEKLQMTVLLTIVVLLIVFVTRATKAR